Proteins co-encoded in one Bacillus paramycoides genomic window:
- a CDS encoding RsfA family transcriptional regulator — translation MKTRQDAWTKEDDLLLAETVLRHIRSGSTQIKAFDEVGDTLNRTSAACGFRWNAEVRPNYEDAVQLAKKQRKELKRSEAKIEKEHFTKTKQLVIDAEFSEDVMPNKQDLTMQNVISFLQNLEHTNPSLAKLQTENEVLQAQLTTLKKTNHELEAKLAVLSKKQQAIEEDYAMLVRIMDRARKLVSVEEQEEQIAPIFKTDQNGNLDIIYSAEN, via the coding sequence ATGAAAACACGTCAAGATGCATGGACAAAAGAAGACGATCTCCTTTTAGCAGAAACTGTTTTACGACATATTCGCAGCGGCAGTACACAAATAAAAGCATTTGATGAGGTCGGCGATACATTAAACCGTACTTCAGCCGCTTGCGGATTTAGATGGAATGCTGAAGTAAGGCCGAATTACGAAGATGCGGTGCAACTTGCAAAAAAACAACGTAAAGAATTAAAGCGTTCTGAAGCAAAAATAGAAAAAGAGCATTTCACGAAAACGAAACAACTCGTAATCGATGCTGAGTTTTCAGAAGATGTTATGCCAAACAAGCAGGATCTTACAATGCAAAATGTCATCTCGTTTTTGCAAAACTTAGAGCATACCAACCCTTCACTCGCAAAGTTACAAACTGAAAATGAAGTATTACAAGCTCAGCTCACGACTTTGAAAAAAACGAATCATGAACTGGAAGCAAAATTAGCGGTACTCTCAAAAAAACAACAAGCAATCGAAGAAGATTATGCAATGCTTGTTAGAATTATGGACCGTGCTCGAAAACTCGTTTCAGTTGAAGAACAAGAAGAACAGATTGCTCCCATTTTCAAGACAGATCAAAATGGAAATTTAGATATTATATATTCTGCAGAGAATTAA
- a CDS encoding tRNA threonylcarbamoyladenosine dehydratase, translated as MLHQFSRNELAFGKEGLEILKNSTVGILGIGGVGSFAAEALARSGVGRLVLVDKDVVDITNVNRQIHALVSTVGRSKVELMKERIADINPECEVIGLEMFYTDETYEEFFKYGLDFVVDASDTITFKIHLIKQCLRRKIKIISSMGAANKMDPTRFRIADISKTHTDPIAKVIRTKLRKEGIKKGVKVVFSDENPIVIREEVRKEIVPDENAKIRKAKLPPSSNAFVPSVAGLIMASHVVRERIKNVEVKRVGQE; from the coding sequence ATGTTACATCAATTTTCACGTAATGAATTAGCCTTCGGTAAAGAAGGACTTGAAATATTAAAAAATAGTACAGTCGGTATCTTAGGAATTGGCGGCGTAGGTTCTTTTGCAGCTGAAGCGTTAGCGCGTTCTGGCGTTGGACGTCTTGTATTAGTTGATAAAGACGTTGTAGATATTACAAATGTAAACCGTCAAATTCACGCTTTAGTATCTACTGTAGGACGTTCAAAAGTAGAATTAATGAAAGAGCGTATCGCAGATATTAACCCAGAGTGTGAAGTAATTGGACTAGAAATGTTTTATACAGATGAAACATATGAAGAGTTCTTTAAATACGGTTTAGACTTCGTAGTGGATGCATCTGATACGATTACGTTCAAAATCCATTTAATTAAACAATGTTTACGTCGTAAAATTAAAATTATCTCAAGTATGGGTGCAGCAAATAAAATGGATCCAACTCGTTTCCGTATTGCGGACATCTCTAAAACACATACAGATCCAATTGCGAAAGTAATTCGTACGAAACTTCGTAAAGAGGGTATTAAAAAAGGTGTAAAAGTTGTCTTCTCTGACGAAAACCCAATCGTAATTCGTGAAGAAGTACGTAAAGAAATCGTACCAGACGAAAATGCAAAAATTCGTAAAGCGAAATTACCGCCTTCATCAAATGCATTCGTACCATCTGTGGCAGGCTTAATTATGGCAAGTCACGTTGTACGTGAACGCATTAAAAATGTAGAAGTGAAACGTGTAGGGCAAGAATAA
- the aspS gene encoding aspartate--tRNA ligase, with the protein MAERTHACGKVTVEAVGQTVQLKGWVQKRRDLGGLIFIDLRDRTGIVQVVFNPETSKEALEVAETIRSEYVLHVEGTVVERGEGAINDNMATGRIEVQATKVNVLNAAKTTPIIIADDTDASEDVRLKYRYLDLRRPVMFNTFKMRHDVTKTIRNFLDTEEFLEVETPILTKSTPEGARDYLVPSRVHDGEFYALPQSPQLFKQLLMVGGFERYYQVARCFRDEDLRADRQPEFTQIDIEASFLTQDEILDMMERMMTKVMKDAKGVEVSAPFPRMKYADAMARYGSDKPDTRFEMELTDLSEFAAGCGFKVFTSAVESGGQVKAINAKGAASKYSRKDIDALTEFVKVYGAKGLAWLKVEEDGLKGPIAKFFGEEDANVLMSTLEATAGDLLLFVADKKSVVADSLGALRLRLGKELELIDESKYNFLWVTDWPLLEYDEDADRYFAAHHPFTMPFREDVELLETAPEKARAQAYDLVLNGYELGGGSLRIYERDVQEKMFKALGFSKEEAQEQFGFLLEAFEYGTPPHGGIALGLDRLVMLLAGRTNLRDTIAFPKTASASCLLTEAPSPVAEAQLEELNLKLSLKEEK; encoded by the coding sequence GTGGCTGAAAGAACACATGCATGTGGAAAAGTAACAGTAGAAGCAGTTGGACAAACAGTTCAATTAAAAGGTTGGGTACAAAAACGCCGTGATTTAGGTGGATTAATCTTTATCGACTTACGTGACCGTACAGGTATTGTACAAGTTGTATTTAACCCAGAAACATCAAAAGAAGCACTAGAAGTAGCAGAAACAATTCGTAGCGAATACGTATTACACGTAGAAGGTACAGTTGTTGAGCGTGGTGAAGGTGCGATTAATGACAATATGGCAACTGGTCGTATTGAAGTACAAGCAACGAAAGTGAACGTATTAAATGCAGCGAAAACAACGCCAATCATTATTGCTGATGATACAGATGCATCAGAAGATGTGCGTTTAAAATATCGTTATTTAGACTTACGTCGTCCTGTAATGTTCAATACATTCAAAATGCGTCATGACGTAACAAAAACAATTCGTAATTTCTTAGATACAGAAGAGTTCTTAGAAGTAGAAACACCAATTTTAACGAAGAGCACGCCAGAAGGAGCTCGTGACTATTTAGTACCAAGTCGTGTACATGACGGTGAATTCTATGCGTTACCACAGTCTCCACAGCTATTTAAACAGCTTCTTATGGTCGGTGGATTTGAGCGTTACTATCAAGTAGCACGCTGTTTCCGTGACGAAGATTTACGTGCAGACCGTCAACCTGAATTCACGCAAATCGATATCGAAGCTTCATTCTTAACACAAGATGAAATTTTAGATATGATGGAGCGCATGATGACGAAAGTTATGAAGGATGCAAAAGGTGTAGAAGTGAGTGCACCATTCCCTCGTATGAAATATGCTGATGCAATGGCTCGCTACGGTTCTGATAAGCCAGATACACGCTTTGAAATGGAACTAACAGACTTATCTGAGTTTGCAGCAGGTTGTGGCTTTAAAGTATTTACAAGTGCTGTAGAAAGCGGCGGACAAGTAAAAGCAATTAATGCAAAAGGCGCTGCGAGCAAATACTCTCGTAAAGATATCGATGCATTAACTGAATTCGTGAAAGTCTACGGTGCAAAAGGTTTAGCTTGGCTTAAAGTTGAAGAAGACGGCTTAAAAGGACCGATTGCGAAATTCTTCGGTGAAGAAGATGCAAATGTGTTAATGAGCACATTAGAAGCTACTGCTGGTGACTTATTACTATTCGTAGCAGATAAGAAGAGCGTTGTTGCAGATAGCTTAGGTGCACTTCGTTTACGTCTAGGTAAAGAGCTGGAGTTAATTGACGAAAGTAAATATAACTTCCTATGGGTAACGGACTGGCCACTTCTTGAGTACGATGAAGATGCAGATCGTTACTTCGCAGCTCACCACCCATTCACAATGCCATTCCGTGAAGACGTGGAGCTATTAGAAACAGCTCCGGAAAAAGCACGTGCACAAGCATATGACCTTGTATTAAACGGTTATGAGCTTGGTGGTGGATCACTTCGTATTTATGAGCGTGACGTACAAGAAAAAATGTTCAAAGCACTTGGATTCTCAAAAGAAGAAGCACAAGAGCAATTCGGATTCTTATTAGAAGCATTCGAATACGGTACGCCACCACACGGCGGTATCGCATTAGGTTTAGACCGTCTTGTTATGTTACTTGCAGGACGTACGAACCTTCGCGACACAATTGCATTCCCGAAAACAGCAAGCGCAAGCTGCTTATTAACAGAAGCTCCAAGCCCAGTTGCAGAAGCACAGCTTGAAGAGTTAAACTTAAAATTAAGCTTAAAAGAAGAGAAGTAA
- the hisS gene encoding histidine--tRNA ligase gives MSIQIPRGTQDILPGTVELWQYIEGQAREICRRYNYKEIRTPIFEHTELFLRGVGDTTDIVQKEMYSFQDRGERSLTLRPEGTAPVVRSYVENKMFGDATQPTKLYYIGQMFRYERPQAGRYRQFVQFGIEAIGSNDPAIDAEVIALAVEFYRGMGLKNIKVVLNSLGDAASRQAHRDALIAHFEPRIGEFCSDCQSRLEKNPLRILDCKKDRNHELMGTAPSITEYLNEDSAVYYEKVQELLTMMDVPFEKDPNLVRGLDYYQHTVFEIMSEAEGFGAITTLSGGGRYNGLVQEIGGPEMPGIGFAMSIERLIMALKAENIELPIEHSIDCYVVALGEKAKDHAAKVAFDLRKAGLSVEKDYLDRKMKAQFKSADRLKAKFVAVLGEDELDKGIINLKDMATGEQEEVALDVFTSYVAEKLI, from the coding sequence ATGTCTATTCAAATCCCACGCGGAACGCAAGATATTCTTCCAGGCACTGTTGAGTTATGGCAGTATATCGAAGGGCAAGCACGCGAAATTTGCCGTCGTTACAATTATAAAGAAATTCGTACACCAATTTTTGAACACACTGAGCTATTTTTACGTGGTGTTGGTGATACGACAGATATCGTACAAAAAGAAATGTACTCATTCCAAGACCGTGGAGAGCGTAGTTTAACATTACGTCCAGAAGGTACTGCACCTGTTGTACGTTCTTACGTTGAAAACAAAATGTTCGGTGACGCAACACAACCAACGAAATTATACTATATCGGTCAAATGTTCCGTTACGAAAGACCACAAGCAGGTCGCTATCGTCAATTCGTACAATTTGGTATTGAAGCAATCGGTAGTAACGATCCTGCAATTGATGCAGAAGTAATTGCGCTTGCTGTAGAGTTTTACCGCGGCATGGGCTTAAAAAATATTAAAGTTGTATTAAACAGCTTAGGTGATGCGGCGAGCCGTCAAGCGCACCGTGATGCGTTAATCGCACACTTTGAGCCACGTATCGGTGAGTTCTGTTCTGACTGTCAATCTCGTTTAGAAAAGAACCCTCTTCGTATTTTAGATTGTAAGAAGGACCGTAACCATGAATTAATGGGAACAGCACCATCTATTACAGAATACTTAAACGAAGATTCAGCAGTATACTACGAAAAAGTTCAAGAGCTATTAACGATGATGGATGTTCCGTTTGAAAAAGATCCGAACTTAGTACGTGGTTTAGACTACTACCAACACACTGTATTTGAAATTATGAGTGAGGCAGAAGGTTTCGGTGCGATCACTACATTAAGCGGTGGTGGCCGTTATAACGGACTTGTACAAGAAATCGGTGGACCAGAAATGCCAGGTATCGGTTTTGCGATGAGTATTGAACGTTTAATTATGGCGCTAAAAGCTGAAAATATTGAATTACCAATTGAACATAGCATTGATTGTTACGTTGTAGCGCTTGGTGAAAAAGCGAAAGACCATGCTGCAAAAGTTGCGTTCGATCTTCGTAAAGCTGGATTATCAGTTGAAAAAGATTACTTAGACCGCAAAATGAAAGCACAATTTAAATCAGCAGATCGTCTAAAAGCGAAATTTGTAGCTGTATTAGGGGAAGATGAGCTAGATAAAGGCATCATTAACTTAAAAGATATGGCAACAGGCGAACAAGAAGAAGTAGCATTAGATGTATTTACTTCATACGTAGCAGAGAAATTAATATAG
- a CDS encoding D-tyrosyl-tRNA(Tyr) deacylase, producing MRVVLQRSKEASVTVDGEIVGQIPFGLTLLVGITHEDTEKDATYIAEKIANLRIFEDESGKMNHSVLDVEGQVLSISQFTLYGDCRKGRRPNFMDAAKPDYAERLYDFFNEEVRKQGLHVETGKFGAMMDVSLINDGPVTLIVESK from the coding sequence ATGAGAGTTGTTTTACAACGATCAAAAGAAGCGTCTGTCACAGTAGACGGTGAGATCGTAGGACAAATTCCGTTCGGTTTAACATTACTAGTTGGCATTACGCATGAAGATACAGAAAAAGATGCAACTTACATTGCAGAAAAAATTGCGAACTTACGTATTTTTGAAGATGAGAGCGGAAAGATGAATCATTCTGTACTTGATGTAGAAGGACAAGTTCTATCAATTTCGCAATTCACATTATACGGAGATTGCCGCAAGGGAAGACGTCCAAACTTTATGGATGCTGCCAAACCTGACTATGCAGAGCGTTTATACGATTTCTTTAATGAGGAAGTACGTAAGCAAGGATTGCATGTAGAAACAGGGAAGTTTGGAGCAATGATGGATGTTTCTTTAATCAATGATGGTCCGGTGACCTTAATTGTGGAAAGCAAATAG
- the relA gene encoding GTP diphosphokinase — MANEQVLTAEQVLEKASQYLVDEDIELVARAYEYARDAHSEQYRKSGEPYIIHPIQVAGILVDLHMDPATVSAGFLHDVVEDTEITLEDIEREFNKEIAMLVDGVTKLGKIKYKSHEQQQAENHRKMFIAMAQDIRVILIKLADRLHNMRTLKHLPQEKQRRIANETLEIFAPLAHRLGISTIKWELEDTSLRYLNPQQYYRIVNLMKRKRAEREEYLDEVMTGIREKLDEVAIQPEISGRPKHIYSIYRKMALQNKQFNEIYDLLAVRVVVNSIKDCYAVLGIIHTCWKPMPGRFKDYIAMPKANLYQSLHTTVIGPKGDPLEVQIRTKEMHEIAEFGIAAHWAYKEGKTAETTGTLEKKLTWFRQILEWQNEASNAEEFMESLKIDLFSDMVFVFTPKGDVMELPLGSVPIDFAYRVHSEIGNKTIGAKVNGKMVTLDYKLKTGDIIEILTSKHSYGPSQDWVKLAQTSHAKNKIRQFFKKQRRDENMEKGRELVEKEVRSLEYEMKEVLAPDNLKRVAEKFNFANEEDMFAAVGYNGITASQIVTRLTDKFRKQREEEEIVEVKEVRKPMKIRKWDSGVKVSGADNLLIRLSKCCNPVPGDDIVGYITKGRGVSIHRRDCVNVHTEEAIERLLEVEWEGSPEKEIEYNVDIEISGYDRRGLLNEVLQAVTETKTYISAVSGRSDRNKMATINMSISIRNLQHLKKVVERIKRVPEIYAVRRMMH; from the coding sequence ATGGCAAATGAGCAGGTACTAACAGCTGAACAGGTACTCGAGAAAGCAAGTCAATATTTAGTAGATGAAGATATTGAGCTAGTAGCACGTGCCTATGAATATGCACGCGATGCGCATAGCGAACAATACAGAAAATCGGGTGAACCGTACATTATTCATCCAATTCAAGTTGCAGGTATTTTAGTTGATTTACACATGGATCCAGCTACAGTATCGGCAGGTTTCTTACATGATGTAGTAGAAGATACAGAGATTACATTAGAAGATATTGAACGGGAATTTAATAAAGAAATTGCTATGCTTGTTGATGGTGTGACAAAGCTCGGAAAGATTAAATATAAATCTCATGAGCAACAACAAGCAGAAAACCATCGCAAAATGTTTATTGCAATGGCTCAAGATATTCGAGTTATTTTAATTAAACTAGCTGACCGTCTTCATAACATGCGTACACTGAAACATTTGCCTCAAGAGAAGCAGCGTCGCATTGCGAATGAAACGTTAGAAATCTTTGCACCTTTAGCACATAGACTCGGAATTAGTACTATTAAATGGGAGCTAGAGGATACGTCACTTCGCTACTTAAATCCACAGCAATATTATCGTATTGTAAATTTAATGAAGCGTAAACGTGCAGAACGTGAAGAGTATTTAGACGAAGTAATGACTGGTATTCGTGAGAAATTAGACGAAGTTGCAATTCAACCTGAAATTTCTGGAAGACCAAAACATATTTACAGCATTTATCGTAAAATGGCACTGCAAAATAAACAGTTCAATGAAATTTACGATTTATTAGCTGTACGTGTCGTTGTAAATAGTATTAAAGATTGTTATGCAGTACTTGGAATTATTCATACGTGCTGGAAGCCGATGCCAGGTCGTTTTAAAGATTATATTGCAATGCCGAAAGCAAATCTATATCAATCTCTTCATACGACTGTAATTGGACCGAAAGGTGATCCACTTGAAGTGCAAATTCGTACGAAAGAAATGCATGAGATTGCAGAATTCGGGATCGCGGCACACTGGGCGTATAAAGAAGGAAAAACAGCAGAAACAACAGGCACATTAGAGAAGAAACTTACATGGTTCCGTCAAATATTAGAATGGCAAAATGAAGCTTCTAATGCAGAAGAGTTTATGGAGTCGTTAAAAATTGATTTATTCTCTGACATGGTATTCGTCTTTACACCGAAAGGCGATGTAATGGAATTGCCACTTGGATCTGTTCCAATTGACTTTGCATATCGCGTGCATTCAGAGATTGGGAATAAAACAATTGGTGCAAAAGTAAACGGGAAAATGGTGACGCTTGATTATAAATTAAAAACAGGTGACATCATTGAAATTTTAACATCGAAACATTCGTATGGACCAAGTCAAGATTGGGTGAAACTAGCTCAAACATCTCATGCAAAAAACAAAATACGTCAATTCTTTAAGAAGCAACGTAGAGATGAAAATATGGAAAAAGGCCGTGAACTTGTTGAGAAAGAAGTGCGTAGCCTAGAGTATGAGATGAAAGAAGTGTTAGCTCCTGACAATTTAAAACGTGTTGCTGAAAAATTCAACTTTGCAAATGAAGAAGATATGTTTGCAGCAGTTGGATATAATGGCATTACTGCATCACAAATTGTTACGCGACTAACGGACAAGTTCCGTAAGCAACGTGAAGAAGAAGAGATTGTTGAAGTTAAAGAAGTTCGTAAACCGATGAAAATTCGAAAATGGGATTCTGGCGTTAAAGTGAGCGGTGCGGATAATTTATTAATTCGCTTATCAAAATGCTGTAACCCAGTACCTGGTGATGATATCGTTGGATATATTACGAAAGGTCGAGGCGTATCAATTCACCGCCGTGATTGTGTAAATGTTCATACAGAGGAAGCTATAGAACGTTTATTAGAAGTAGAGTGGGAAGGCAGTCCTGAAAAAGAAATTGAGTATAACGTTGATATTGAAATTTCAGGTTACGATCGCCGTGGTTTATTAAACGAAGTATTACAAGCTGTTACAGAGACGAAAACGTACATTTCAGCAGTTTCTGGTAGAAGTGACCGTAATAAGATGGCGACAATTAATATGTCAATCTCTATTCGTAACTTACAGCACTTGAAAAAAGTAGTAGAACGCATTAAACGTGTTCCAGAAATTTATGCAGTACGACGCATGATGCATTAA
- a CDS encoding adenine phosphoribosyltransferase, with product MDFKQHIAIVPDYPKEGIVFKDITPLMNDGKAYKAATDAIVEYAKERDIDLVVGPEARGFIIGCPVSYALEVGFAPVRKLGKLPREVITVDYGKEYGKDVLTIHKDAIKPGQRVLITDDLLATGGTIEATIKLVEELGGVVAGIAFLVELTYLDGRKMLDGYDVLVLEKY from the coding sequence ATGGATTTCAAGCAACATATCGCAATTGTACCGGATTATCCAAAAGAAGGTATTGTGTTTAAAGACATTACACCGTTAATGAACGACGGTAAAGCATACAAAGCAGCAACAGATGCAATCGTTGAGTATGCAAAAGAGAGAGACATCGATCTTGTAGTAGGACCAGAAGCTCGTGGTTTCATTATCGGTTGCCCAGTTTCTTATGCGTTAGAAGTAGGATTTGCGCCAGTTCGTAAATTAGGAAAATTACCACGTGAAGTAATTACAGTTGACTACGGTAAAGAATATGGTAAAGATGTTTTAACAATCCATAAAGATGCAATTAAGCCAGGTCAACGCGTATTAATTACAGATGACTTATTAGCTACAGGCGGAACAATTGAAGCGACAATTAAGTTAGTTGAAGAGCTAGGCGGAGTTGTAGCAGGAATTGCATTCTTAGTAGAACTTACTTACTTAGATGGTCGTAAAATGTTAGATGGTTACGATGTATTAGTATTAGAAAAATACTAA
- the recJ gene encoding single-stranded-DNA-specific exonuclease RecJ: MLQPKTRWKEKEYNGERVSELASKLQLSPLVVSLFLGRGLDTEDKILDFLNTENQEFHDPFLLEGMDRTVERVNKAVQNGEQILIFGDYDADGVSSTTVLYLALQELGADVEFYIPNRFTEGYGPNEEAFRWAHSAGFSLIITVDTGIAAVHEAKVAKEIGIDLIITDHHEPPPELPEALAIIHPKLDGGVYPFHYLAGVGVAFKVAHALLGRVPEHLLEIAVIGTVADLVSLHGENRLLVKRGLKHMRMTKNIGLKALFKVANVSQSEITEESIGFSIAPRINAVGRLEDATPAVHLLLSEDPEEAKELAEEIDELNKLRKDIVKQITEEAIAEVENNFPPEENKVLVLAKEGWNPGVIGIVASKLVERFYRPTIVLSIDPVKETAKGSARSIAGFDLFANLSDCRELLPHFGGHPMAAGMTLHMNDVDELRRRLNEQADTILTEEDFIPITAVDVFCKVEDVTLAAIEDMQKLAPFGVGNPKPRIAVKDADLESIRAIGSDGSHLKMALRDGQATLDTIGFGFGAYAKEISPVAKVSVIGEASINEWNNFKKPQLMVQDIAVEAWQLFDWRSMRNVEANVAELPKEKIKMVYFSEEVLNKFSLEDYKEYMMHASEVTQLDDQYVVFLDLPKGTDELRELFKVGFPSRIYTLFYQENNHLFSTVPTREHFKWYYSFLSQKAPFSLRQYGAQLCQHKGWSKDTVNFMTQVFFELEFVTIKDGVIFMADKKQKRDLIESNTYREKMNHLQLEKELVYSTYQQLYTWFETIRNHKEVEQLG, translated from the coding sequence GTGTTACAACCGAAGACGCGTTGGAAAGAAAAAGAATATAATGGCGAGCGAGTGAGTGAATTAGCAAGTAAATTACAATTATCACCACTTGTCGTTTCGTTATTCCTCGGCAGAGGATTAGATACAGAAGATAAGATTTTAGATTTTTTAAATACAGAAAATCAAGAATTTCATGATCCATTTTTATTAGAAGGAATGGATAGAACGGTAGAGCGTGTAAATAAGGCGGTTCAAAATGGAGAGCAAATATTAATATTTGGTGACTACGATGCGGACGGAGTAAGTAGTACGACTGTTTTATATCTTGCCTTGCAAGAATTAGGTGCAGACGTAGAATTTTATATCCCAAACCGTTTTACAGAAGGTTATGGACCAAACGAAGAAGCATTCCGTTGGGCGCATAGCGCAGGATTCTCACTAATTATTACTGTCGATACTGGTATCGCAGCGGTACACGAAGCGAAGGTAGCGAAGGAAATTGGGATAGATCTTATTATTACGGATCACCATGAGCCACCACCGGAATTGCCAGAAGCACTTGCGATTATTCATCCGAAATTAGATGGCGGTGTGTATCCGTTTCACTATTTAGCTGGTGTAGGTGTTGCGTTTAAAGTTGCACATGCACTATTAGGCCGTGTACCAGAACATTTATTAGAAATTGCAGTAATTGGTACAGTAGCCGATTTAGTATCACTTCACGGTGAAAATAGATTGCTAGTGAAGCGTGGTCTAAAACATATGCGCATGACGAAAAATATCGGACTAAAGGCGCTATTTAAAGTTGCTAACGTTTCGCAAAGTGAAATTACAGAAGAGAGTATTGGCTTCTCAATTGCACCTCGTATTAATGCTGTTGGACGTTTAGAAGATGCTACGCCAGCTGTACATCTTTTATTATCAGAGGATCCAGAAGAAGCGAAAGAGCTTGCTGAAGAAATTGATGAGTTGAACAAATTGCGAAAAGATATTGTAAAGCAAATTACAGAAGAAGCTATCGCTGAAGTGGAAAATAATTTCCCGCCTGAAGAAAATAAAGTGTTAGTGCTTGCAAAAGAAGGATGGAATCCGGGTGTCATTGGAATTGTCGCTTCTAAATTAGTTGAACGTTTTTATCGTCCGACGATTGTATTAAGCATTGATCCTGTGAAAGAAACAGCGAAAGGTTCAGCACGTAGTATTGCAGGATTTGATTTGTTTGCAAACTTGTCAGATTGTAGAGAGTTATTACCACACTTCGGGGGGCATCCGATGGCAGCGGGAATGACGCTACATATGAATGATGTAGATGAATTACGCCGCCGCTTAAATGAACAAGCAGATACAATTTTAACAGAAGAAGACTTTATTCCAATTACAGCTGTTGATGTCTTTTGTAAAGTGGAGGATGTAACACTTGCAGCAATTGAAGATATGCAAAAGTTAGCGCCATTTGGTGTTGGAAATCCAAAGCCACGTATTGCAGTGAAAGATGCAGATTTAGAAAGTATTCGTGCAATTGGATCAGACGGTTCACATTTAAAAATGGCTCTTCGTGATGGACAAGCGACACTGGATACAATTGGATTTGGTTTTGGCGCGTATGCGAAAGAAATTTCTCCAGTTGCAAAGGTATCTGTAATCGGGGAAGCGTCTATCAATGAATGGAATAATTTTAAGAAGCCGCAATTAATGGTGCAAGATATTGCTGTAGAGGCATGGCAATTATTTGATTGGCGCAGTATGCGTAACGTAGAAGCGAATGTAGCAGAACTTCCAAAAGAAAAGATAAAAATGGTGTATTTTTCTGAAGAGGTATTGAATAAATTTTCTTTAGAAGACTATAAAGAGTATATGATGCATGCATCAGAAGTTACGCAGTTAGATGATCAATACGTCGTGTTCCTTGATTTACCAAAAGGAACAGATGAATTACGAGAGCTATTTAAAGTTGGGTTCCCATCGCGAATTTATACACTATTTTATCAAGAGAATAATCATTTATTTAGTACTGTTCCAACGAGAGAACACTTTAAATGGTACTATTCTTTCTTGAGCCAAAAAGCACCATTTTCTTTAAGACAATATGGAGCGCAACTATGCCAACATAAAGGTTGGTCAAAAGATACAGTAAATTTCATGACACAGGTGTTTTTTGAGTTAGAATTTGTTACAATAAAAGATGGCGTCATTTTTATGGCAGACAAAAAACAAAAGCGTGATTTAATTGAATCGAACACATATCGTGAGAAAATGAACCACTTACAATTAGAAAAAGAATTGGTTTATAGCACATATCAGCAACTATATACATGGTTTGAAACGATTCGTAATCATAAAGAAGTAGAACAGTTAGGGTAA
- a CDS encoding cation diffusion facilitator family transporter: MEKDERFKQAEFGAIVGIVGNIILAIVKAVIGYIGNSKALLADAVHSASDVIGSLAVLFGLRAAKQPPDEDHPYGHGKAESISAIIVAVLLFIVGIEIAISSIKAFSQELEPPKGITIFAVVLSIIVKEGMFQYKFRLGKRVNSDAIIANAYEHRSDVFSSIAALIGICAAIMGDKFGLDWLVYADPIAGLFVSLLVAKMAWSIGAEAIHATLDHVLHEEDVIPLREAVLQIDGVKKIGSLYAREHGHYVIVDIKVSVDPYITVEEGHRIGKHVKETLMKQDNVQNVFVHINPYSPN, translated from the coding sequence ATGGAAAAAGATGAACGTTTTAAACAGGCCGAGTTTGGTGCTATTGTCGGGATCGTTGGTAATATTATATTAGCGATTGTAAAGGCGGTAATTGGTTATATTGGGAACAGTAAAGCGCTATTAGCGGATGCGGTGCATTCTGCGTCAGATGTAATTGGTTCACTAGCTGTACTGTTTGGATTGCGAGCAGCAAAGCAGCCGCCCGATGAAGATCATCCGTATGGTCATGGTAAAGCGGAATCGATTTCAGCGATTATTGTTGCAGTATTATTATTTATTGTGGGAATCGAGATAGCGATTTCGTCTATAAAAGCTTTTTCTCAAGAACTAGAACCACCGAAAGGAATTACGATTTTTGCTGTTGTTCTTTCAATTATCGTGAAAGAGGGAATGTTTCAATATAAATTCCGATTAGGGAAGAGAGTAAATAGTGATGCAATTATTGCAAATGCATATGAGCACCGTTCGGATGTATTTTCTTCAATTGCAGCTTTAATCGGTATTTGTGCAGCGATTATGGGTGATAAGTTCGGGTTAGATTGGCTTGTATATGCCGATCCAATTGCAGGATTATTTGTTTCACTTCTTGTTGCAAAAATGGCGTGGAGTATTGGGGCAGAAGCAATTCATGCAACGCTTGATCATGTTCTTCATGAGGAAGATGTTATTCCGCTTAGAGAAGCCGTACTTCAAATAGATGGTGTGAAAAAAATTGGTTCTTTATATGCAAGGGAGCATGGTCATTACGTTATTGTTGATATTAAAGTTTCTGTAGATCCATACATTACTGTAGAAGAAGGGCACCGCATTGGAAAGCATGTAAAAGAAACGCTTATGAAGCAAGATAACGTACAAAATGTGTTTGTACATATAAATCCGTATTCTCCAAATTAA